Genomic DNA from Marinobacter sp. MDS2:
TTCGACACCCTGAACGCTAAGGCCGCCATTTACGCCACTCAACAGTTTTTCGAAGACAGCGGCATCGAACTGCCGATCATGATCTCCGGCACCATTACCGATGCCTCTGGCCGAACCTTGTCCGGCCAGACCACCGAGGCATTTTACAACTCGATTGCCCACGCCAAACCGATCTCCGTCGGCCTTAACTGCGCTTTGGGTGCAGACGCATTGCGGCCATATGTCGAAGAGCTGGCCAACAAGGCCGAAACCTATGTATCGGCCCACCCCAACGCAGGTCTGCCGAACGAGTTTGGTGAATACGATCAAACCCCGGAAGAGATGGCAGAGATCATCGAAGGTTTCGCCCGGGATGGCTTCCTGAACATCATCGGCGGATGCTGTGGCTCCAGCCCCGAACACATCGAAGCCATTGTAAACGCAGTCGCTAAATACCCAGCCCGAAAAATACCGGACCGCCCGAAGTCATTGCGCCTGTCAGGCCTGGAGCCGTTTACAGGTGACGAAAACACTCTGTTCATCAACGTCGGTGAACGCACCAACGTTACCGGCTCTAAACGCTTCCTGCGCCTGATCAAAGAAGAACAATACGAAGAAGCTTTGAGTGTTGCGCGAGACCAGGTTGAAAACGGTGCTCAAATCATCGATATCAACATGGATGAAGGCATGCTGGATTCAAAGGAAGTGATGGTAACTTTCCTGAACCTGGTGGCCTCGGAGCCTGACATCTCCCGCGTCCCCATCATGATCGACTCCTCCAAGTGGGAGGTTATTGAAGCTGGCCTGCGCTGCATTCAAGGTAAAGCGGTGGTCAACTCCATCAGTCTGAAAGAAGGCGAAGAAAACTTTATCAAGCAAGCTCGTGCTTGCATGCGTTACGGCGCCGCGGTCGTGGTCATGGCGTTTGACGAAGATGGCCAGGCCGATACCTTCGAGCGGAAAACAGAGATCTGTAAGCGCTCATACGACACCTTGGTCGGCATTGGTTTCAACCCGGGTGACATCATTTTCGACCCCAACATCTTTGCAATTGCAACCGGCATCGAAGAACACAACAACTACGCCGTGGACTTCATCAACGCCACGCGCTGGATTCGAGAGAACCTGCCCCACGCGTCCATTTCCGGCGGCGTGAGTAACGTTTCGTTCTCTTTCCGCGGTAACGATGCGGTACGTGAGGCCATCCACTCGGTGTTCCTGTACCACGCCATCAAAGCTGGCATGAACATGGGCATCGTGAACCCCGGACAATTGGTGATTTACGACGAGATCGAGCCGGGCTTGAAGGAACTCGTGGAAGACGTGGTTCTTAACCGACGTGAAGATTCCACCGACCGATTGCTTGAAGCCGCGGAAAAGTTCAAAAGCAAAGGCGGGAAGACGCAAGAAGAAGATCTTGCGTGGCGAGAACTGCCTGTTCAAAAACGCCTCGAGCACGCTCTGGTCAAAGGTATTACCAGTTACATCATCGAAGACACCGAAGCTTGCCGCCTTGAGGCCGACCGCCCAATCCATGTCATTGAAGGTCCTCTCATGGATGGCATGAACGTAGTGGGCGATCTGTTTGGCGACGGTAAGATGTTCCTGCCACAAGTGGTCAAAAGCGCGCGGGTAATGAAGCAGGCCGTAGCTCACCTGATTCCCTTTATCGAGGCGGAAAAAGACGAAAACCAGCAGGCCAAAGGTAAGATCCTGATGGCCACGGTTAAAGGCGACGTTCACGACATTGGCAAGAACATCGTCGGCGTGGTTCTGCAGTGTAATAACTACGAGGTGATCGACCTGGGCGTCATGGTGCCCTGTGAAAAGATTCTGGAAACCGCCAAAAAAGAGAACGTAGACATCATCGGCTTGAGCGGCTTGATTACCCCGTCCCTGGACGAGATGGTCCACGTCGCTCGGGAAATGCAGCGATTGGATTTCCATCTGCCTCTGATGATTGGTGGCGCCACCACGTCTAAAGCGCACACTGCCGTGAAAATTGAGCCGCACTATAAAAACGACATCGCTCTGTATGTTTCTGATGCGTCTCGCTGCGTAAACGTTGCGTCACAACTGCTCAGCAAAACCGCAAAGCCTGCACTCGTTGAAGCGGCACGAAAAGAATATGAAGAAGTACGTGAGCGGCGCAAGAACCGTGGCGACCGTACCAAGCTCGTTTCGCTGGCCGAGGCCCGTGCTCGAGCGCCTGAGATTGACTTCGAGAACTATGAGCCACCCCGCCCGAAGTTCACAGGCGTGCGCGTTTTTGACGATTACGATCTGGCCGAGCTCGTTGACTACATTGACTGGACCCCATTCTTTATCGCATGGGACATTTCCGGAAAGTATCCGGCCATTTTCGACGATCCAAAACGAGGCGAAGCCGCAAAAACCCTGTTTGACGACGCTCAGGCTATCCTTAAGCAGATGATCGAAGAGAAGCGTGTCACTGCGCGAGCCGTGGTTGGCTTCTGGCCCGCAAGTCGCCGGGGTGACGACATTGTGGTCTATACCGATGAGTCGCGCGCCGAAGAGCTAACTACCCTGCACCACTTGCGCCAACAGGATGACAAGGCACCCGGAAAGCCGATGATGGCCCTATCCGACTTTGTTGCACCGGAAGACTCTCACAAACAGGATTATGTTGGCGGGTTTGCCGTGACAACCGGCATTGGCGCCGATGAGTACTCCAAGGAGTACAAAGACAAGAACGACGACTACAACGCGATCATGGTGCAGGCCTTGGCCGACCGCCTGGCGGAAGCCTTTGCTGAACGCATGCACGAGCGCGTTCGTAAAGAGTTCTGGGGCTACGCCAATGAAGAGCAAATGGCTAACGAAGATCTGATCAAAGAACGCTACCGTGGCATTCGCCCTGCTCCCGGTTATCCGGCCTGCCCGGACCATACCGAGAAAGCAACATTGTTCAAATTGCTGGAAGCAACGGACAACATCGAGCTTGAACTGACCGAACACTTCGCCATGTACCCCACCGCGGCAGTCTCCGGCTGGTACTTTGCTCACCCTGAGTCGAAGTACTTTCCGATAGGCAGAATTGGCGTTGACCAGGTTGAAGACTATGCTGAGCGTAAAGGCCTTTCGAAAGCCGAAGCGGAACGCTGGCTGATGCCCAGCTTGGCGTACGATCCTGCAGAATAGTTCAGGAATCTCACATGACCAACGTTGCTAACAACAAGAACAAATACAGCGAAAATGAAAAACCCCGGTCGCCGGGGGTTTTGAAAATCACTCAAAGCATTCTCGCCGGTGCGTTTGGTGTTCAATCAGAAAAACACCGGCAAGAAGACTTTTCCAGTCACAGCCCTGCACCTTTTATTATCGCAGGCCTGATCTTTACCGGCCTTTTTGTGGGCGGTCTGATTCTGCTCGTCAACCTGGTGCTATCTGGTCAGTAGGATTTATTGGCCAGACACCCACAGAACTGCGAATCCCACCACAAGTAGAACCAAGGCAATAGCGGCCATGGAATCTACGACACTGTCGGAACGTTCTGACTGCTTCATGCGGACCTCACTCGTATAACGTCATTGTTTTTATCAAGTTGCTGCTGAAATTAAAGCAGATAACTGACATTCGTCCAGCCCGCTCGTAGCCCTTATCACCTGAATCGATAAAGATATTTTGAAATAATCGTTTTGAGAATAAAAACTCGCTGGTATCCTTCGCATCAGGAATAAGGCGCAATGAAAAATTGCCGTCATAACTATTAGCTTCTGATGTTAGCAGGCAGGACGTTCCACTATGTACGTTTACGATGAACACGACCGACAAATTGCCGCAGAGCGCGTCGCCCAGTTTCGGGACCAAACCGAACGCGCCTTGGCGGGCGAACTTTCCGAAGAGGAATTTCTGCCTCTTCGCTTGCAGAACGGTCTCTATGTCCAACGCCTAGCACCCATGCTGCGTATCTGCGTACCCTACGGCATGCTCCGTTCCGAGCAGTTACGGCGTTTAGCCCGAGTGACCCGTGACTACGACAAAGGCTATGCCCACGTCACCACCCGGACCAATATTCAGCTGAACTGGCCGCGCTTGGAAGATGTACCTGACATTCTTGCCGAGCTGGCCGAAGTTGAAATGCACGCCAACCAGACCAGCGGTAACTGCATTCGCAACACCACCACAGACCAGTTTTCCGGCGTGCAGAAAGACGAAATCGCAGACCCGCGCCCGTACTGCGAGATTATCCGCCAGTGGTCAACTTTCCATCCGGAATTTGCGTTCCTGCCTCGTAAGTTCAAAATCGCGGTAAACGCGTCGGAGCATACCGACCGTGCAGCGATTCAGGTCCACGACATTGGCTTGCAAATGGTTCGCAAAGATCAAGGCGAACTGGGCTTCCGAGTTCACGTAGGCGGCGGCTTGGGCCGCACTCCCATGGTCGGCCCTGTAATCCGTGAATTCTTGCCGGAACTCGATCTTCTTACGTATTTGGAAGCCGTCGTTCGGGTATACAACCGCTACGGCCGTCGGGATAACAAATTCAAAGCGCGCATCAAGATCTTGGTAAAAGCTTTGAGCCCGGCAACCTTCGCCGAGAAAGTCGAAGCCGAATGGGAACAAATCAAGAACTCCCCGACTCGCCTTACCTTCGAAGAGATTGACCGTGTTAAGGGTTACTTCACCGAGCCCGCTTATGAAAGCCTGCAAGACGCCACCGATACATTGAGCCAGCAACGATTCGAGAACAAAGAGTTCGATCGCTGGCTGACCCATAACGTAGGCGAGCACAAAAAGCCAGGCTACGCCATCGTCACTCTGACCCTCAAGAAAACCGGCACACCACCGGGTGATTTGACCGACCGTCAACTTGAGCAGATTGCCGACCTGGCAGATGAATACAGTTTCGGTGAAGCACGCGCCACCCACGAACAGAACATGGTGCTGGCCGATGTGCGCCAAGACCGCTTATTTGAACTTTGGCAGTCAATCACAGGCATGGGCTTTGCCACCGCCAATCTGAACACACTGACCGACATGATTTGCTGCCCGGGTGGCGATTACTGCGCACTGGCAAACGCAAAGTCTATTCCAGTTGCTGATGCCATCCAGCGCCAGTTTGATGATCTGGATTATCTCTACGATCTGGGTCCTATTGATTTGAACATCTCTGGCTGCATGAACGCCTGTGGACATCACCACGTGGGCCACATTGGCATCCTGGGTGTCGATAAGAAAGGTGCCGAGTTCTACCAGGTAAGCTTGGGCGGCTCATCCCAGCATGATGCAAATATCGGTAAGATTCTTGGGCCGTCGTTTGCCCGGGAAGACATGCCGGCCGTTGTTTCAAAGATCATTGATGTGTTCGTTGAGAACCGGACTGAAGAAGAGACTTTCCTGGACACCTATCGCCGGGTTGGTTTGAAGCCATTCAAGGAGCGGGTTTATGCCTGATGTTATTGCCGCTGACGGCACTATTCGTAACGATAACTGGGTAGTGGTTGCCCGCCCCGCCGAAGGCGACTCTCTGGATATCCCGGAGGGCCAGCCGGCGCTGATTCCCGCTGATCTGTGGCTAGCAGGCTACGAGCATTTCGCGGGTCGTGCTGATATAGGCGTTTGGTTCGACAGTCATGACGAACCGGAACTTCTGGAAGGGAAGGTAAATGAACTGCCGTTGATTGCAGTGAACTTTCCTCGTTTCGTCGATGGCCGTGGTTACAGCATTGGCCGCCTACTGCGCCAGCGCTTCGGCTATACGGGTGAATTGCGAGCAATCGGTGACGTACTGCTGGACCAGCTTCAGTTCATGAAACGCTGCGGGTTTGATTCTTATGTGCTTCGCGCAGACAAGGATATTACCAAGGCCGCACGTTGCCTGAACTTCTTCTCTGAGACCTATCAGGCCGCGGTGGATAACGATGTACCACTGTTTCGCCGCCGGGTGTCTTAATCTGTAAGCAGTCAGCAGGTGCCAACGAAATAGTTGGCACCTGCTGACCCCGCCTGCTATTGAATTTTCTGATTCCTGAAGGCACTCAAGACCTTCCACACTGAGCGCTCCAGCGCTGTGCTGGTCGCAATGCCGATCTTCTCAGCCAACGTTCGCTTTTGCTGGAACGATACCGACACCACTTCTCCACGATCACAGGCCTCGATGAGGTATTCATCAGAGGTTTTGATGTGGTCAATCAGTTTTACGTCCAAAGCCCGCTTGCCGAACCAGATATCGCCATTCGCGACGGCCTTGATATCAAGATCCGGCCTGCGCTCACTGACATACTCTTTAAACAGGCCATGGGTATCTTCCAGATCTTCAAGGAATTTCTGCCGACCCTTTTCAGTGTTTTCACCAAACATGGTGAGCGTGCGCTTATGCTCACCTGCGGTCAGGACTTCAAAATCGACGTTATTTTTCTCGAGCAAACGATGAAAGTTCGGCAGTTGGGCAACAACACCGATTGAGCCGATCACCGCAAACGGCGATGCAAGGATTTTGTCAGCCACGCAAGCC
This window encodes:
- a CDS encoding nitrite/sulfite reductase; protein product: MYVYDEHDRQIAAERVAQFRDQTERALAGELSEEEFLPLRLQNGLYVQRLAPMLRICVPYGMLRSEQLRRLARVTRDYDKGYAHVTTRTNIQLNWPRLEDVPDILAELAEVEMHANQTSGNCIRNTTTDQFSGVQKDEIADPRPYCEIIRQWSTFHPEFAFLPRKFKIAVNASEHTDRAAIQVHDIGLQMVRKDQGELGFRVHVGGGLGRTPMVGPVIREFLPELDLLTYLEAVVRVYNRYGRRDNKFKARIKILVKALSPATFAEKVEAEWEQIKNSPTRLTFEEIDRVKGYFTEPAYESLQDATDTLSQQRFENKEFDRWLTHNVGEHKKPGYAIVTLTLKKTGTPPGDLTDRQLEQIADLADEYSFGEARATHEQNMVLADVRQDRLFELWQSITGMGFATANLNTLTDMICCPGGDYCALANAKSIPVADAIQRQFDDLDYLYDLGPIDLNISGCMNACGHHHVGHIGILGVDKKGAEFYQVSLGGSSQHDANIGKILGPSFAREDMPAVVSKIIDVFVENRTEEETFLDTYRRVGLKPFKERVYA
- the metH gene encoding methionine synthase, with the translated sequence MTDRSSRLEQLHLALKERILVLDGAMGTMIQNQKLDEADFRGDRFKDFAHDVQGNNDLLNLTQPALLRNIHAEYLDAGADIIETNTFNSTQLSQADYGMESLARELNVESAKIARQIADEYTKKTPNKPRFVAGAVGPTSRTASLSPDVNNPGFRNVDFQTLVDNYYEAVSGLVEGGSDIILIETIFDTLNAKAAIYATQQFFEDSGIELPIMISGTITDASGRTLSGQTTEAFYNSIAHAKPISVGLNCALGADALRPYVEELANKAETYVSAHPNAGLPNEFGEYDQTPEEMAEIIEGFARDGFLNIIGGCCGSSPEHIEAIVNAVAKYPARKIPDRPKSLRLSGLEPFTGDENTLFINVGERTNVTGSKRFLRLIKEEQYEEALSVARDQVENGAQIIDINMDEGMLDSKEVMVTFLNLVASEPDISRVPIMIDSSKWEVIEAGLRCIQGKAVVNSISLKEGEENFIKQARACMRYGAAVVVMAFDEDGQADTFERKTEICKRSYDTLVGIGFNPGDIIFDPNIFAIATGIEEHNNYAVDFINATRWIRENLPHASISGGVSNVSFSFRGNDAVREAIHSVFLYHAIKAGMNMGIVNPGQLVIYDEIEPGLKELVEDVVLNRREDSTDRLLEAAEKFKSKGGKTQEEDLAWRELPVQKRLEHALVKGITSYIIEDTEACRLEADRPIHVIEGPLMDGMNVVGDLFGDGKMFLPQVVKSARVMKQAVAHLIPFIEAEKDENQQAKGKILMATVKGDVHDIGKNIVGVVLQCNNYEVIDLGVMVPCEKILETAKKENVDIIGLSGLITPSLDEMVHVAREMQRLDFHLPLMIGGATTSKAHTAVKIEPHYKNDIALYVSDASRCVNVASQLLSKTAKPALVEAARKEYEEVRERRKNRGDRTKLVSLAEARARAPEIDFENYEPPRPKFTGVRVFDDYDLAELVDYIDWTPFFIAWDISGKYPAIFDDPKRGEAAKTLFDDAQAILKQMIEEKRVTARAVVGFWPASRRGDDIVVYTDESRAEELTTLHHLRQQDDKAPGKPMMALSDFVAPEDSHKQDYVGGFAVTTGIGADEYSKEYKDKNDDYNAIMVQALADRLAEAFAERMHERVRKEFWGYANEEQMANEDLIKERYRGIRPAPGYPACPDHTEKATLFKLLEATDNIELELTEHFAMYPTAAVSGWYFAHPESKYFPIGRIGVDQVEDYAERKGLSKAEAERWLMPSLAYDPAE
- a CDS encoding DUF934 domain-containing protein, with the translated sequence MPDVIAADGTIRNDNWVVVARPAEGDSLDIPEGQPALIPADLWLAGYEHFAGRADIGVWFDSHDEPELLEGKVNELPLIAVNFPRFVDGRGYSIGRLLRQRFGYTGELRAIGDVLLDQLQFMKRCGFDSYVLRADKDITKAARCLNFFSETYQAAVDNDVPLFRRRVS
- a CDS encoding DUF2970 domain-containing protein, which gives rise to MTNVANNKNKYSENEKPRSPGVLKITQSILAGAFGVQSEKHRQEDFSSHSPAPFIIAGLIFTGLFVGGLILLVNLVLSGQ